From Acidobacteriota bacterium, the proteins below share one genomic window:
- a CDS encoding redoxin domain-containing protein yields the protein MKNLQAHLPELEADTQVVGVSMDSPFANKAFADQVGAKFPIASDWFNGGTVTKEIFGIYSDKYKAARRVNYLIGKDGKILEIQEGNEAVDPTKIVDACKARRLKQ from the coding sequence ATGAAAAATCTCCAGGCTCATCTTCCTGAGCTGGAGGCAGACACCCAGGTCGTGGGTGTGAGCATGGACAGCCCCTTCGCCAACAAGGCTTTCGCCGACCAGGTCGGCGCCAAGTTTCCCATCGCCAGCGATTGGTTCAACGGCGGCACCGTCACCAAAGAGATCTTTGGCATCTACAGCGACAAATACAAAGCCGCCCGCCGCGTGAACTATCTCATCGGGAAAGATGGCAAGATCCTCGAGATCCAGGAGGGCAACGAGGCCGTCGACCCAACCAAGATCGTCGATGCCTGCAAGGCTCGCCGGCTCAAACAGTAA
- a CDS encoding redoxin domain-containing protein, translating to MRRRITALLTLFLLAAASVTAQQAKPAPQPGPPPLKFKVGDTVPDFTLKYFDGTAMKDFSLHDYKGKKNVLVAFFIFAFTGG from the coding sequence ATGAGACGTCGCATCACCGCACTCCTCACCCTCTTCCTGCTCGCGGCCGCGTCCGTCACGGCACAACAAGCCAAGCCCGCACCGCAGCCCGGCCCGCCGCCGCTCAAGTTCAAGGTCGGCGACACCGTCCCCGACTTCACCCTCAAGTATTTCGACGGCACCGCGATGAAAGACTTCTCCCTGCACGACTACAAAGGGAAGAAGAACGTCCTCGTGGCCTTCTTCATCTTCGCTTTCACCGGTGGTTGA
- a CDS encoding TetR family transcriptional regulator, with amino-acid sequence MTIKPSEPAAVARTGRGADKSQRGDKSQRILDAAVAVIAEKGYWQARVAEIADRAGVADGTIYLYYKNKEQLLMAAIDSAFDSFLERARRDLAGIAAPKQRLHRLAFLHLDMLGANRNLAIVFQTELRHSAKFLGQFSRHRLVEYFDMIRSIVREGQRSGEFRAGVSDKIAANCLFGALDEMVTSWMLSEHDYPLAGAADAVVDVILAGLETSPNGRR; translated from the coding sequence GTGACCATCAAACCCAGCGAGCCGGCGGCGGTCGCGCGCACGGGGCGCGGCGCGGACAAGTCGCAGCGCGGCGATAAGTCGCAAAGGATCCTGGACGCGGCGGTGGCCGTGATCGCGGAAAAAGGCTACTGGCAGGCGCGGGTCGCGGAGATCGCGGACCGCGCCGGGGTGGCCGACGGCACCATCTATCTTTATTACAAGAACAAGGAACAGCTGCTGATGGCGGCCATCGACAGCGCTTTTGACTCTTTCCTGGAGCGGGCGCGGCGCGATCTGGCGGGCATCGCAGCTCCCAAGCAGCGGCTCCACCGGCTGGCATTCCTGCATCTGGACATGCTGGGCGCGAACCGCAACCTGGCCATCGTGTTCCAGACGGAGTTGCGGCACAGCGCGAAATTCCTGGGCCAATTCTCGCGCCATCGCCTGGTGGAGTATTTCGACATGATCCGCAGCATCGTGCGCGAGGGCCAGCGCTCGGGAGAATTCCGCGCCGGGGTCAGCGACAAGATCGCAGCGAACTGCCTGTTCGGCGCGCTCGATGAGATGGTGACATCGTGGATGCTGAGCGAGCACGATTATCCGCTGGCCGGGGCGGCGGACGCCGTGGTGGACGTGATCCTGGCGGGATTGGAGACCAGCCCCAATGGCCGCCGCTGA